A stretch of Deltaproteobacteria bacterium DNA encodes these proteins:
- a CDS encoding enoyl-CoA hydratase/isomerase family protein, which yields MAGRESLEKTIAKILHRHCEFGWAHYYIPSEKFPSLVDELLKVLQPTEEASEDELVKFFLGIRKYTSEQERVDRVLSEYRLLRRK from the coding sequence ATGGCTGGACGGGAGAGCCTAGAAAAGACCATAGCCAAAATCCTCCATCGACATTGTGAGTTCGGATGGGCTCACTACTACATTCCGAGCGAGAAGTTTCCCAGCTTGGTTGATGAACTGCTTAAGGTGTTACAACCGACAGAGGAAGCGAGTGAAGACGAGCTGGTCAAGTTCTTTCTCGGCATTCGCAAATATACCTCTGAACAGGAGCGGGTCGACCGCGTCCTCTCAGAGTATCGATTGCTGCGGCGCAAGTAG
- a CDS encoding A/G-specific adenine glycosylase, with protein MKKLTQASWHVAHPATIRAFQQRLISWYQKYGRDLPWRRTRDPYAILVSEIMLQQTQVQRATLYYEKFLQRYPTVEDLARADEPEVRETWEGLGYYARARNLQRTSQKIVDEYDGQFPKDPTELETLPGIGPYTAGAVASFAFRKDAAILDTNAERVLTRFFALPPERQTTRFLWEVAHRMTPKGKAYLFNQAIMDVGATICVARTPRCSSCPLRAVCKSVTSKA; from the coding sequence ATGAAAAAGCTGACTCAGGCCTCCTGGCACGTCGCTCATCCTGCAACCATTCGTGCCTTTCAGCAACGCCTCATCAGTTGGTACCAGAAATACGGACGCGACCTCCCGTGGCGTCGCACCCGCGACCCATACGCTATTCTCGTTTCCGAAATCATGCTGCAACAGACACAGGTTCAACGTGCAACGCTGTATTATGAAAAATTCCTTCAGCGTTATCCGACCGTCGAAGACCTCGCGCGTGCCGATGAACCAGAAGTCCGTGAAACCTGGGAAGGGCTGGGCTACTATGCCCGTGCGCGTAATCTACAGCGCACCAGCCAAAAGATTGTCGACGAATATGATGGCCAGTTTCCCAAAGATCCGACAGAACTGGAAACGTTGCCGGGTATCGGCCCTTATACTGCAGGCGCAGTAGCCAGCTTTGCCTTTCGCAAAGACGCAGCCATTCTCGATACCAATGCCGAACGAGTCCTGACTCGATTTTTTGCCCTTCCACCGGAACGACAGACGACTCGCTTTTTGTGGGAGGTCGCGCACCGCATGACTCCCAAAGGCAAGGCCTACTTATTCAATCAAGCCATTATGGATGTCGGTGCAACGATTTGTGTCGCACGTACGCCACGGTGTTCGAGTTGTCCATTGCGAGCAGTGTGTAAGAGCGTTACGAGCAAAGCGTAA
- a CDS encoding glycosyltransferase family 39 protein, which produces MSEWQRTRQTVIGLSLLCFLLYFWELGNIPFYNYEESKEALIVWEMVNDGGWILPKRNGTELPLKPPLFHWCGALIGIVSGKVNEFAVRSPSALFATATVLLTFFFAQFLWNWRVGLFSALILATSPEWMRWAVYARSDIVLCFFLTTAAMSFFLLWRERATAPQTLWLFYLSIGLATLAKGPLGVVLPGVTILLFLYLTREVDFLKRMRLGRGIAVVGVVAVSWYVLATWIGGWEFFRRQVLDENVFRFFDSEQGGPSRDHAFYYYIPTLFVGMLPWSLFFPLVGYFLYRSRLHEKKLLYLVVWFVGGFVFFSLASGKRGNYLLPLYPAVAMLLGVWWQELVDGSLRFSPVVNRAARIAALLICGGLALGVTLLTAHGLGSELAHWIAPFLHPRDVANLPVVAESIQQQFPVVVIWLLMLVFAVGWYVWGVRHAQWMYVFAALTIATSSSLYFTKALFHPLLAQERTYKPFMLGVRSTVKNAPLYFHRDAYDYGANFYAARRIPVFKGDLADFPVDTVNGSPSYLLMWEEDWPRVTVGSDLRFEHLVASEGKGPDKKHRLALIAVLPPIPDEQSPPKVDNKAEGGTESDKLPTTATAKSQPLDTSAGSRSQSLSDKAPPPKQ; this is translated from the coding sequence ATGAGTGAGTGGCAGCGAACCCGGCAGACCGTCATTGGTCTCTCTCTCCTCTGTTTCCTTTTGTATTTTTGGGAGTTGGGAAATATCCCCTTCTATAATTACGAGGAATCAAAGGAAGCGCTTATCGTTTGGGAGATGGTCAATGATGGTGGCTGGATCTTACCCAAACGCAACGGGACGGAATTGCCACTCAAACCCCCACTGTTCCATTGGTGTGGAGCGCTCATCGGAATTGTGAGCGGCAAAGTGAATGAATTTGCCGTCCGGTCTCCGTCTGCGCTGTTTGCCACGGCGACGGTATTGCTCACCTTCTTCTTTGCCCAATTTTTGTGGAACTGGCGGGTAGGATTGTTTTCAGCGCTCATTTTGGCAACGTCACCCGAATGGATGCGTTGGGCAGTGTATGCCCGTAGCGATATCGTGCTTTGTTTTTTCCTGACAACGGCAGCAATGTCGTTCTTTTTACTGTGGCGAGAGCGAGCCACAGCACCGCAGACGTTGTGGCTCTTCTATCTGAGTATCGGCCTGGCCACGCTTGCAAAAGGGCCGCTGGGAGTAGTGCTGCCAGGAGTCACTATTCTGCTCTTCCTCTACCTGACGCGAGAAGTGGACTTCCTCAAGCGTATGCGCCTCGGCAGAGGAATCGCCGTCGTCGGGGTCGTCGCGGTATCATGGTACGTGCTTGCCACGTGGATTGGGGGATGGGAATTTTTCCGCCGGCAAGTGTTGGACGAAAATGTATTTCGCTTTTTTGACAGCGAGCAAGGGGGGCCCAGTCGCGATCACGCCTTTTATTACTATATCCCCACCTTATTTGTGGGCATGTTGCCGTGGAGTTTGTTTTTCCCTTTAGTCGGCTATTTCCTGTATCGCTCACGACTGCATGAGAAGAAGCTCCTCTATTTGGTGGTGTGGTTTGTCGGCGGCTTTGTCTTTTTCTCACTTGCGTCAGGAAAGCGAGGCAATTATCTCCTGCCTCTATATCCGGCAGTGGCGATGCTGTTAGGGGTGTGGTGGCAAGAACTGGTAGATGGTTCCTTACGTTTCTCACCAGTAGTGAATCGAGCCGCCCGGATTGCGGCGTTACTGATTTGTGGCGGGCTTGCACTGGGCGTCACGTTGTTGACTGCTCATGGCTTGGGGTCGGAGCTTGCGCATTGGATTGCGCCCTTTTTGCATCCACGTGATGTCGCGAATCTTCCAGTCGTTGCCGAAAGCATCCAGCAGCAATTCCCGGTTGTGGTGATCTGGCTACTGATGCTGGTGTTTGCCGTTGGGTGGTATGTGTGGGGCGTACGCCACGCGCAATGGATGTATGTGTTTGCCGCATTGACGATTGCAACCTCTTCATCGCTCTATTTTACCAAAGCGTTGTTTCATCCCCTGTTAGCACAGGAGCGGACGTACAAGCCGTTTATGCTCGGCGTGCGTTCGACGGTGAAGAATGCGCCACTGTACTTTCATCGCGATGCCTACGACTATGGGGCAAACTTTTATGCGGCCCGGCGCATTCCGGTATTCAAAGGGGATTTAGCTGACTTCCCGGTTGATACTGTCAACGGCTCGCCCTCGTACCTGTTGATGTGGGAAGAGGACTGGCCACGGGTGACTGTCGGTTCTGACCTCCGCTTTGAGCATCTTGTTGCCAGTGAGGGAAAGGGACCGGATAAAAAACACCGCTTAGCGCTCATCGCCGTGCTGCCGCCGATCCCTGATGAGCAATCTCCACCTAAGGTTGACAACAAAGCGGAAGGCGGAACTGAAAGTGATAAGCTGCCGACGACCGCGACGGCGAAAAGCCAACCGCTCGATACGTCGGCAGGGTCGCGGTCTCAATCACTCTCGGATAAGGCGCCGCCTCCGAAGCAGTAA